A genomic window from Montipora capricornis isolate CH-2021 chromosome 8, ASM3666992v2, whole genome shotgun sequence includes:
- the LOC138059499 gene encoding nose resistant to fluoxetine protein 6-like isoform X1: MVGIPTLAFVRKILFLTLIYFHETSSSSTGIKLNFNSTLFDQIAEQLGLPKFPNIYFPRLSQRCMASLSSLVTNRDKLLLYFDALGKPPSGFLAGNGLFWLGSYSECTKMIAGSHYCLAEVNVGFASILLKNSHIDGGDVNVNSAIPSSLFGICAPLECNEQDVSMIVQKIMAVANHTMGLHSSFNSVHCSKKSEYTSGVVATITLCGVILFLCLFGTIADVLLSFAESTSSPSAIADKSNGYLPTSNDTMEIDGTRETADTNVLEISKMNGLWRTENKAETTPLIIRPSSGKKHSLMDFFLCFSLVKNTSSIMNTKVQPGSITSINGMRVLSMWWVILGHCFYYLVIRTPALQRNEALTIPMVVHRFTAEAVVNSSLSVDTFFFLSGLLVAYIALRRMEKDNGKIQTFQFYFHRFYRLTPAYMFVLLFYSKLLGFLSEGPIWFKYQKNEECDKHWWTNLLYINNIYPGKDECMGWTWYLANDMQFYIITPVILFLAYRFRLRGLIAIVGFLLSTSFIVTAVIYSSYDVRGTTFSSLLSGEDASNLVYVKPYCRIPPYLVGLTLGYFLQHKKELKCSKVHTYMLNVAGWCLAIILAVSTLYGPEKNDRLLDREPFSRTEDLVYGTFGRFAWSLATAWVIFACHYGLGGLVDKILSAPFWIPLSRLTYCTYLVHVITLNTLSGSFETMVIYNDIHMAFIFAGVLTISYAAAFIVSVCVEFPVMQLENLFFKRKS; this comes from the exons ATGGTTGGAATTCCAACACTTGCATTTGTCCGAAAAATACTTTTCCTCACTCTAATTTATTTTCACGAAACTTCAAGCTCGTCAACTGGGATAAAGCTCAATTTCAACAGCACATTGTTCGACCAGATCGCAGAACAGTTGGGTTTGCCAAAGTTTCCAAACATTTATTTTCCGAGGTTATCCCAACGCTGCATGGCCAGTCTTTCTTCTCTAGTTACAAACCGGGATAAGTTGTTGCTAT ATTTCGATGCCTTGGGCAAGCCTCCAAGTGGATTTTTGGCAGGAAATGGCTTGTTTTGGCTGGGATCATACAGCGAATGCACCAAAATGATTGCGGGCTCACATTATTGTCTGGCCGAGGTCAATGTTGGTTTTGCCTCGATACTATTGAAAAATTCTCACATTGATGGCGGTGATGTAAATGTGAAT TCAGCAATCCCATCTTCTCTCTTTGGAATATGCGCACCTCTAGAGTGCAATGAACAGGATGTCTCTATGATAGTTCAGAAAATAATGGCAG TCGCTAACCACACGATGGGACTCCATTCAAGTTTTAATTCTGTACACTGTAGCAAGAAATCTGAATACACCTCAGGAGTCGTCGCCACTAT AACATTGTGTGGTGTAATCCTATTCCTGTGTCTCTTCGGAACGATCGCGGATGTACTTTTGAGTTTCGCAGAGTCGACGTCGTCCCCGTCAGCTATCGCTGATAAAAGTAATGGATACTTGCCAACATCAAATGACACGATGGAAATTGATGGAACCAGGGAAACGGCTGACACAAATGTTCTTGAGATAAGCAAGATGAACGGTCTCTGGAGGACTGAAAATAAGGCTGAGACAACACCCTTGATCATTCGCCCTTCTTCAGGAAAGAAAC ATTCCTTGATGgatttctttttgtgtttttctctCGTGAAAAACACGAGTTCCATCATGAATACCAAGGTCCAGCCAGGCTCCATCACGTCCATCAATGGCATGAGGGTACTGAGTATGTGGTGGGTCATTTTGGGACATTGTTTCTATTACCTCGTCATTAGAACACCAGCGTTACAGC GTAATGAAGCTCTAACGATTCCTATGGTTGTACATCGCTTCACAGCTGAAGCTGTTGTGAATTCATCTTTATCAGTTGATACCTTCTTCTTTCTAAG TGGTCTCTTGGTTGCATATATCGCTCTTCGACGAATGGAAAAAGATAATGGAAAAATACAGACCTTTCAGTTCTACTTCCATCGTTTTTACAG GTTGACGCCAGCATATATGTTCGTTCTGCTCTTTTATTCCAAACTGTTGGGATTTCTTAGTGAAGGTCCTATTTGGTTTAAGTACCAAAAAAACGAAGAATGTGATAAACACTGGTGGACAAATCTTCTCTATATCAACAACATTTATCCTGGAAAAGACGAG TGCATGGGCTGGACCTGGTATTTGGCGAACGACATGCAGTTCTACATCATTACACCTGTCATTCTTTTCTTGGCCTACAG GTTTCGCCTGCGAGGGCTGATTGCAATCGTTGGCTTCTTGCTGAGTACCAGCTTCATTGTTACAGCTGTTATTTACAGTAGTTATGATGTCAGAGGAACAACATTTTCGAGTCT GTTGTCAGGTGAAGATGCCAGCAATCTGGTTTATGTAAAACCATATTGCCGCATTCCACCTTACCTTGTTGGACTCACGCTAGGTTACTTCCTTCAACACAAGAAAGAACTCAAGTGCTCCAAG GTCCATACTTACATGCTCAATGTGGCTGGCTGGTGTTTAGCCATCATTCTCGCTGTATCTACGTTATACGGACCGGAAAAAAATGACAGGCTACTCGACCGAGAACCTTTTAGTCGGACCGAAGATCTCGTATACGGGACCTTTGGACGCTTTGCGTGGAGCCTGGCCACAGCGtgggtgatttttgcttgtcatTACGGCCTTGGTG GCCTGGTGGACAAGATTTTGTCTGCTCCGTTTTGGATTCCGCTGAGCCGCCTTACGTATTGTACCTATCTCGTTCACGTTATCACCTTGAACACACTTAGTGGATCATTCGAAACTATGGTCATCTACAATGACATCCATATG GCATTTATTTTTGCTGGAGTCCTCACCATTTCATACGCGGCAGCCTTCATCGTATCTGTGTGTGTGGAGTTTCCCGTCATGCAACTGGAAAATctgttttttaaaagaaagagTTGA
- the LOC138059499 gene encoding nose resistant to fluoxetine protein 6-like isoform X2, with the protein MQIANHTMGLHSSFNSVHCSKKSEYTSGVVATITLCGVILFLCLFGTIADVLLSFAESTSSPSAIADKSNGYLPTSNDTMEIDGTRETADTNVLEISKMNGLWRTENKAETTPLIIRPSSGKKHSLMDFFLCFSLVKNTSSIMNTKVQPGSITSINGMRVLSMWWVILGHCFYYLVIRTPALQRNEALTIPMVVHRFTAEAVVNSSLSVDTFFFLSGLLVAYIALRRMEKDNGKIQTFQFYFHRFYRLTPAYMFVLLFYSKLLGFLSEGPIWFKYQKNEECDKHWWTNLLYINNIYPGKDECMGWTWYLANDMQFYIITPVILFLAYRFRLRGLIAIVGFLLSTSFIVTAVIYSSYDVRGTTFSSLLSGEDASNLVYVKPYCRIPPYLVGLTLGYFLQHKKELKCSKVHTYMLNVAGWCLAIILAVSTLYGPEKNDRLLDREPFSRTEDLVYGTFGRFAWSLATAWVIFACHYGLGGLVDKILSAPFWIPLSRLTYCTYLVHVITLNTLSGSFETMVIYNDIHMAFIFAGVLTISYAAAFIVSVCVEFPVMQLENLFFKRKS; encoded by the exons aTGCAAA TCGCTAACCACACGATGGGACTCCATTCAAGTTTTAATTCTGTACACTGTAGCAAGAAATCTGAATACACCTCAGGAGTCGTCGCCACTAT AACATTGTGTGGTGTAATCCTATTCCTGTGTCTCTTCGGAACGATCGCGGATGTACTTTTGAGTTTCGCAGAGTCGACGTCGTCCCCGTCAGCTATCGCTGATAAAAGTAATGGATACTTGCCAACATCAAATGACACGATGGAAATTGATGGAACCAGGGAAACGGCTGACACAAATGTTCTTGAGATAAGCAAGATGAACGGTCTCTGGAGGACTGAAAATAAGGCTGAGACAACACCCTTGATCATTCGCCCTTCTTCAGGAAAGAAAC ATTCCTTGATGgatttctttttgtgtttttctctCGTGAAAAACACGAGTTCCATCATGAATACCAAGGTCCAGCCAGGCTCCATCACGTCCATCAATGGCATGAGGGTACTGAGTATGTGGTGGGTCATTTTGGGACATTGTTTCTATTACCTCGTCATTAGAACACCAGCGTTACAGC GTAATGAAGCTCTAACGATTCCTATGGTTGTACATCGCTTCACAGCTGAAGCTGTTGTGAATTCATCTTTATCAGTTGATACCTTCTTCTTTCTAAG TGGTCTCTTGGTTGCATATATCGCTCTTCGACGAATGGAAAAAGATAATGGAAAAATACAGACCTTTCAGTTCTACTTCCATCGTTTTTACAG GTTGACGCCAGCATATATGTTCGTTCTGCTCTTTTATTCCAAACTGTTGGGATTTCTTAGTGAAGGTCCTATTTGGTTTAAGTACCAAAAAAACGAAGAATGTGATAAACACTGGTGGACAAATCTTCTCTATATCAACAACATTTATCCTGGAAAAGACGAG TGCATGGGCTGGACCTGGTATTTGGCGAACGACATGCAGTTCTACATCATTACACCTGTCATTCTTTTCTTGGCCTACAG GTTTCGCCTGCGAGGGCTGATTGCAATCGTTGGCTTCTTGCTGAGTACCAGCTTCATTGTTACAGCTGTTATTTACAGTAGTTATGATGTCAGAGGAACAACATTTTCGAGTCT GTTGTCAGGTGAAGATGCCAGCAATCTGGTTTATGTAAAACCATATTGCCGCATTCCACCTTACCTTGTTGGACTCACGCTAGGTTACTTCCTTCAACACAAGAAAGAACTCAAGTGCTCCAAG GTCCATACTTACATGCTCAATGTGGCTGGCTGGTGTTTAGCCATCATTCTCGCTGTATCTACGTTATACGGACCGGAAAAAAATGACAGGCTACTCGACCGAGAACCTTTTAGTCGGACCGAAGATCTCGTATACGGGACCTTTGGACGCTTTGCGTGGAGCCTGGCCACAGCGtgggtgatttttgcttgtcatTACGGCCTTGGTG GCCTGGTGGACAAGATTTTGTCTGCTCCGTTTTGGATTCCGCTGAGCCGCCTTACGTATTGTACCTATCTCGTTCACGTTATCACCTTGAACACACTTAGTGGATCATTCGAAACTATGGTCATCTACAATGACATCCATATG GCATTTATTTTTGCTGGAGTCCTCACCATTTCATACGCGGCAGCCTTCATCGTATCTGTGTGTGTGGAGTTTCCCGTCATGCAACTGGAAAATctgttttttaaaagaaagagTTGA